From one Rosa rugosa chromosome 4, drRosRugo1.1, whole genome shotgun sequence genomic stretch:
- the LOC133744386 gene encoding uncharacterized protein LOC133744386 codes for MERDRALGSINSPPWFDGEDYSQWKIMMRAFLYSQDENMWKIVETGWVHPTKPENSKATESSGAKMIPKPREEWSTEEVRDCNHDFKARNSLFTALSKKERVRISHCETAKKAWDLLQVTYEGNKRVRAQKLQRLVLEFENMTMGNDESVDDFHARLINVTSQCHSLGDPFEEHRIVKKFLRSLPPSFQSKQTAIEEAQDIDTYSLDELVGNLKTFEMRIKPEKKVKNIAFNSVKKEEDVEVSTEDLDYLTKQFKKFFKSRNSSGQGSKSVSESNSKQGQASDNSYGRNSKNSKYPQKKKFNEKPKCFECGGIGHLAIDCGNKRYNSRVGKALRSTWSDSESDTHSENEEENIALTSTLHNESSDESDDEEHSDKAMNEREKTEVEERLESSVKKWEVERSDFVSQIKVLEENLNAQATLAGSLASEKLSLELELKESQQKFSKFSIGSDKVSRMIGMGKSEGDKKGIGFSSGESSKSLKFVKSSGFLQPENVNDRRGREFSSSEHDRHSGLAKNYVLPQLGYHSLSRKFTPICHHCGTPGHIRPKCNYLRRNAQRVWTPRKSNQNLSLQTKLKEHLREIGRIAHLVSIPASCMPQMKQIWKRKESHHPTFSRTGD; via the exons ATGGAACGAGATCGAGCCTTGGGTTCAATTAACAGTCCACCTTGGTTTGATGGGGAAGATTATTCCCAATGGAAAATTATGATGAGAGCATTTTTGTACTCTCAAGATGAAAATATGTGGAAGATTGTTGAGACAGGGTGGGTTCATCCAACCAAACCTGAAAATTCTAAGGCTACTGAGTCTTCGGGGGCCAAAATGATTCCTAAACCAAGGGAAGAGTGGAGTACGGAAGAGGTCCGTGATTGTAATCATGATTTTAAGGCTAGGAATAGTTTATTCACTGCCTTATCAAAAAAGGAAAGGGTTAGGATTAGTCATTGTGAGACTGCCAAGAAAGCTTGGGATCTTCTCCAGGTTACTTATGAGGGCAACAAGagagttagagcacaaaagcttcAGAGGTTGGTCTTAGAATTTGAGAACATGACAATGGGGAACGATGAGTCAGTTGATGACTTTCATGCTAGACTTATCAATGTGACAAGTCAGTGTCATAGCTTAGGTGACCCATTTGAAGAACATCGTATTGTTAAGAAGTTCCTTAGATCTCTTCCACCTAGCTTTCAGTCCAAGCAAACAGCCATAGAGGAAGCTCAGGATATTGACACCTATTCTCTAGATGAACTTGTAGGCAATCTCAAAACATTTGAGATGAGAATTAAACCAGAAAAAAAGGTGAAAAATATAGCGTTTAACTCTGTCAAAAAGGAAGAAGATGTTGAGGTTAGCACTGAAGATTTGGATTACTTGACAAAACAGTTCAAGAAATTCTTTAAGTCTAGGAACTCCTCTGGTCAAGGGTCAAAAAGTGTTTCTGAGTCTAATTCAAAACAAGGTCAAGCTTCTGACAACTCCTATGGGAGGAACTCCAAAAATAGTAAATatccccaaaagaaaaaatttaatgaaaaaccTAAATGTTTTGAGTGTGGTGGGATTGGTCATTTAGCGATTGATTGTGGAAACAAAAGGTACAACTCACGTGTGGGTAAAGCCTTAAGGTCCACTTGGAGTGATAGTGAGTCTGATACTCACTCtgaaaatgaagaagagaacATTGCACTTACCTCAACTCTTCATAATGAATCATCTGATGAATCAGACGATGAGGAGCATTCAGATAAAGCGATGAATG agagagagaaaacggaGGTTGAAGAGAGATTGGAGTCTAGCGTCAAAAAATGGGAGGTTGAAAGGTCTGACTTCGTTAGTCAAATCAAGGTTTTAGAAGAAAATTTGAATGCTCAGGCCACTCTTGCTGGCTCACTTGCTTCTGAAAAATTAAGCCTTGAACTTGAGTTGAAAGAGTCTCAGCAAAAGTTTTCTAAATTCTCAATTGGGTCAGACAAAGTGTCTAGAATGATTGGGATGGGAAAATCTGAAGGTGACAAAAAGGGCATAGGTTTTAGTTCTGGTGAGAGCTCTAAATCTTTGAAATTTGTAAAGAGTTCAGGTTTCCTTCAACCTGAAAATGTCAATGATAGAAGAGGCAGAGAGTTCAGTTCTAGTGAGCATGATAGACATTCAGGTTTAGCAAAGAATTATGTTCTTCCGCAACTTGGATATCATTCTTTGTCTAGAAAGTTCACCCCTATTTGTCACCATTGTGGAACTCCAGGTCACATCAGACCTAAGTGTAACTATCTTCGGAGAAATGCACAAAGGGTCTGGACTCCTAGAAAGAGTAATCAAAACCTCTCTCTGCAGACAAAGTTGAAAGAACACTTGAGAGAAATTGGCAGGATTGCTCACTTGGTTTCAATCCCAGCGTCCTGTATGCCTCAGATGAAACaaatttggaaaagaaaagaatctcATCACCCTACGTTTTCTCGTACAGGTGATTGA